Proteins from a genomic interval of Quercus lobata isolate SW786 chromosome 11, ValleyOak3.0 Primary Assembly, whole genome shotgun sequence:
- the LOC115969155 gene encoding classical arabinogalactan protein 9-like, producing the protein MDRRAAFFVGFVCIVIAGVGGQSPATSPSSTPNTPSPPTQSSPPSGAPPPATTTAPPTPAATSPPPVTQSPPPAATPPPVSAPPPATPPPVSSPPPASPPPATPPPATPPPATPPPATPPPATPPPATPPPATPPPATPPPAPLASPPASVPAPAPSKKKVKSPAPSPLGLSPPAPPTDAPAPSLLGTAAPGPAQNDDSGVEKILSIQKMVGSLVFGWALLWLVL; encoded by the exons ATGGATCGGAGGGCAGCGTTTTTTGTAGGATTTGTCTGCATTGTGATCGCCGGCGTCGGGGGTCAATCTCCGGCGACTTCTCCCAGCTCTACTCCCAACACGCCTTCTCCACCGACTCAGTCTAGTCCTCCATCTGGTGCACCACCTCCGGCCACCACCACTGCTCCGCCTACTCCTGCGGCTACATCGCCACCTCCAGTTACTCAGTCTCCTCCACCGGCGGCTACTCCACCACCGGTGAGCGCTCCTCCTCCGGCTACTCCTCCACCAGTTAGCTCTCCACCTCCTGCATCGCCTCCTCCGGCTACTCCTCCACCAGCCACTCCACCTCCCGCAACTCCACCTCCAGCTACCCCTCCTCCAGCAACCCCACCACCTGCTACCCCTCCACCAGCAACTCCTCCTCCGGCAACTCCACCACCTGCACCACTCGCATCGCCACCTGCTTCAGTCCCTGCACCAGCACCAAGCAAGAAGAAGGTGAAATCTCCAGCTCCGTCTCCCTTGGGGCTGAGTCCACCGGCTCCACCAACTGATGCTCCAGCACCTAGCTTGCTCGGAACTGCTGCTCCTGGACCAGCTCAAAACGACGAC AGTGGGGTGGAGAAGATCTTGTCCATTCAGAAGATGGTTGGGAGCTTGGTCTTTGGATGGGCTCTCCTATGGTTGGTTCTTTAG